A section of the Methanococcus vannielii SB genome encodes:
- the ilvN gene encoding acetolactate synthase small subunit, translating into MEHKHIISVLVLHRPGVLQRISGLFTRRWFNISSITVGSTENPEIARMTIVVNGDDNVLEQVIKQLNKLVEVVKVTDLNSSKSVQRELCLVKVYAPTEDSKSQVIQYVNIFRGKIIDLSTETLTVEITGDEQKVNAFLDLVRPMGIKEIARTGLTALMRGSKILKSNKA; encoded by the coding sequence ATGGAACACAAACATATTATTTCGGTCTTAGTACTACATAGGCCAGGAGTACTCCAAAGAATTTCAGGATTATTTACAAGAAGATGGTTTAATATATCAAGCATTACTGTTGGAAGCACTGAAAATCCAGAAATTGCAAGAATGACTATCGTAGTAAATGGAGACGATAATGTACTTGAACAGGTAATAAAACAGTTGAATAAACTTGTTGAAGTTGTAAAAGTAACTGATTTAAACAGTAGTAAATCTGTTCAAAGAGAACTCTGCCTTGTAAAAGTTTATGCGCCAACCGAAGACAGTAAATCCCAAGTAATCCAGTATGTAAATATATTTCGTGGAAAAATTATTGATTTAAGTACTGAAACACTTACTGTTGAAATCACAGGGGATGAACAAAAAGTAAACGCATTTTTAGACCTTGTAAGGCCAATGGGCATAAAAGAAATTGCAAGAACAGGTTTAACGGCACTTATGAGGGGTTCTAAAATATTAAAATCAAATAAGGCATAA
- a CDS encoding ACT domain-containing protein yields the protein MENVVITVVGVDKPGIVAGVTKVLAEHEANIVDIRQTIMEELFTMIMMADISNLKGDISNLKQDLERLGAEIGVKINVQHENIFKYMHRI from the coding sequence ATGGAAAACGTTGTAATTACTGTTGTTGGTGTAGATAAGCCCGGAATTGTTGCAGGGGTTACGAAAGTTCTTGCGGAACATGAAGCAAACATTGTAGATATCCGGCAAACTATTATGGAAGAATTATTTACCATGATAATGATGGCAGATATTTCGAATTTAAAAGGCGATATTTCGAATTTAAAACAGGATCTTGAACGATTAGGGGCTGAAATAGGAGTTAAAATAAACGTACAACACGAAAATATTTTTAAATACATGCACAGAATTTAA
- a CDS encoding TIGR00267 family protein — translation MNIKETLNNIKGTLGNFKQEFDTRYVIRGLIDGSLSTLGVVIGASGGETSTIVAAGIGGGIANGISNVLGALTAERAMIEEDRERKEKSLLIMNGNLKSSHEYKYKINKTLYSGTYDGISTTIGAVIPVLPFFIFEQKIALIFAVASTLMILLGLGIFIGKLSRENLAISGLKMVLGGIIVTIICFGIERFFA, via the coding sequence GTGAATATTAAGGAAACATTAAATAATATTAAAGGTACATTAGGGAATTTTAAGCAGGAGTTCGATACCCGTTATGTTATAAGGGGACTGATAGATGGTTCACTGTCAACTCTTGGTGTTGTAATTGGAGCAAGCGGCGGTGAAACATCAACTATTGTTGCAGCGGGGATTGGCGGTGGAATTGCGAATGGAATTTCAAATGTTTTAGGTGCATTAACTGCTGAAAGAGCAATGATTGAAGAAGACCGTGAAAGAAAAGAAAAAAGTCTTTTGATAATGAACGGCAATTTAAAGTCAAGTCATGAATACAAATATAAAATAAATAAAACCCTTTATAGTGGAACTTATGATGGAATTTCAACAACTATTGGGGCAGTGATTCCAGTACTGCCCTTTTTCATTTTTGAACAAAAAATTGCGCTTATTTTTGCAGTTGCTTCTACTCTTATGATACTTCTTGGCTTGGGCATATTTATTGGTAAACTTTCAAGAGAAAATCTGGCTATTTCAGGATTAAAAATGGTTTTAGGAGGAATTATTGTTACAATAATATGTTTTGGAATTGAAAGGTTTTTTGCATAA
- the ilvC gene encoding ketol-acid reductoisomerase, with protein sequence MKVFYDADIKLDALKSKTIAVIGYGSQGRAQSLNMKDSGLNVVVGLRKNGASWENAKNDGHEVLTIEEASKKADIIHILIPDELQAEVYESQIKPYLTEGKTLSFSHGFNIHYGFIIPPKGVNVVLVAPKSPGKMVRKTYEEGFGVPGLICIEVDATNTAFETVSAMAKGIGLSRAGVIQTTFREETETDLFGEQAVLCGGVTELIKAGFETLVEAGYSPEMAYFETCHELKLIVDLIYQKGFKNMWHDVSNTAEYGGLTRRSRIVTADSKAAMKEILKEIQDGRFTKEFVLENQAKMAHLKAMRRLEGELQIEEVGSKLRKMCGLEKDE encoded by the coding sequence ATGAAGGTATTCTACGATGCAGACATAAAATTAGACGCTTTAAAAAGTAAAACAATTGCAGTTATTGGTTACGGAAGTCAGGGTAGAGCCCAGTCTTTAAACATGAAAGACAGCGGTTTAAACGTTGTAGTTGGTTTAAGGAAAAACGGTGCTTCATGGGAAAACGCTAAAAACGATGGTCATGAAGTATTAACGATTGAAGAAGCTTCAAAAAAAGCAGACATAATTCATATATTAATCCCTGATGAATTACAGGCTGAAGTTTACGAAAGCCAGATAAAACCATACCTTACAGAAGGAAAAACATTAAGCTTCTCACACGGCTTTAATATCCATTATGGGTTTATTATTCCGCCAAAAGGAGTTAACGTGGTTTTAGTTGCACCAAAGTCACCCGGTAAAATGGTTAGAAAAACATACGAAGAAGGATTTGGTGTTCCGGGATTAATCTGTATAGAAGTAGATGCTACAAATACTGCATTTGAGACTGTTTCAGCAATGGCAAAGGGGATCGGCCTCTCAAGAGCAGGCGTTATCCAGACAACATTTAGGGAGGAAACTGAAACCGATCTTTTTGGTGAACAGGCAGTATTGTGCGGCGGAGTTACTGAATTAATTAAAGCAGGATTTGAAACACTCGTTGAAGCAGGATATTCACCTGAAATGGCGTATTTTGAAACATGCCACGAGTTAAAATTAATTGTTGACTTAATTTACCAAAAAGGATTCAAAAACATGTGGCATGATGTAAGTAATACTGCAGAATATGGTGGACTTACAAGAAGAAGCAGAATCGTTACTGCTGACTCAAAAGCTGCGATGAAAGAAATTTTAAAAGAGATTCAAGATGGAAGATTTACAAAAGAATTTGTTCTTGAAAATCAAGCTAAAATGGCACATTTAAAAGCAATGAGGAGACTTGAAGGCGAATTGCAAATTGAAGAAGTCGGTTCAAAGTTAAGAAAAATGTGTGGTCTTGAAAAAGACGAATAA
- a CDS encoding bile acid:sodium symporter family protein yields MTNEPIGLWRIIWKFTKFSENYFAVLVVLGSIAGFLHPPIFSWAMPYISLFLGIIMFGMGMTLKVSDFEAILERPIDVVFGTLLQFTLMPILALVVSYLLSLPPEIAIGVILLGACPGGTASNVITYLAKGDVALSVAITSFSTLIAPLLTPLIVLWSAGHWINVSTISIFVSIVQIVAIPVFMGIFINNLLGKKIDHIRQILPLISVFAIVIIVGAIIGANAEKIVFSGIVVILAVIIHNILGLLLGYTISKMAKIDEKKVRAISIEVGVQNSGLAVALATIHFSPLAAVPGALFSVWHNITGPILANYWSKKDKKDKYV; encoded by the coding sequence ATGACTAACGAACCTATCGGACTATGGCGAATAATTTGGAAATTTACAAAATTTTCAGAGAATTATTTTGCAGTATTGGTAGTTTTAGGTTCGATTGCTGGTTTTTTGCATCCTCCAATATTCTCTTGGGCAATGCCCTACATAAGTCTTTTTTTAGGGATTATCATGTTTGGAATGGGAATGACACTTAAAGTTAGTGATTTTGAAGCTATTTTAGAAAGGCCAATTGACGTAGTGTTTGGTACGCTACTCCAATTTACATTAATGCCCATTTTAGCGTTAGTAGTCTCTTATCTATTAAGTTTACCTCCTGAAATTGCAATAGGAGTAATTCTCCTTGGTGCATGTCCCGGTGGAACTGCTTCAAACGTTATAACTTATTTGGCAAAAGGGGACGTTGCACTTTCAGTTGCAATAACTAGTTTTTCAACCCTTATTGCCCCACTTTTAACACCACTAATTGTACTATGGTCGGCGGGACATTGGATAAACGTATCTACAATATCCATTTTCGTTTCAATCGTTCAAATAGTTGCTATTCCGGTATTCATGGGAATTTTTATAAATAACCTCCTTGGAAAAAAAATCGACCATATTAGGCAGATTTTACCTTTAATTTCCGTTTTTGCAATTGTAATAATAGTGGGGGCCATAATTGGTGCAAATGCTGAAAAAATAGTTTTTTCAGGAATAGTTGTGATTTTGGCAGTTATTATTCACAATATACTTGGCCTTTTACTAGGGTATACAATATCAAAAATGGCTAAAATTGACGAAAAAAAGGTTAGAGCAATTTCAATAGAAGTGGGAGTTCAAAATTCGGGATTAGCCGTAGCTCTTGCAACAATTCATTTTTCACCACTTGCAGCGGTTCCGGGTGCATTATTTAGCGTCTGGCACAATATTACTGGGCCAATTTTAGCTAATTACTGGTCAAAAAAAGATAAAAAGGATAAGTATGTTTAA
- a CDS encoding KEOPS complex subunit Pcc1, producing the protein MKVNYSMKFKSEKEVIKSLNVDDVNDGLIIKTEYRDDCINLNIITNSTGSLKNILDDFFVNYELVEQVFNLKK; encoded by the coding sequence ATGAAAGTAAACTACTCAATGAAATTTAAATCGGAAAAGGAAGTAATCAAAAGTTTAAATGTTGATGATGTAAATGATGGGCTCATTATTAAAACAGAGTATCGGGACGACTGTATTAATTTAAATATAATTACAAATAGCACCGGCTCTTTAAAAAATATACTTGACGACTTTTTTGTAAATTATGAACTTGTAGAGCAAGTTTTTAATCTTAAAAAGTAA
- a CDS encoding Na/Pi cotransporter family protein, which translates to MEFKIIAGVLGGLALFIYGMNLMGNGLQKVAGDGLKRLIEVLTKNKYLGVLVGTIVTMLIQSSSATTVMVVGFVNASLMNLNQAIGVIMGANIGTTITAQLVAFKLTDIAPLIVALGVFLHLISKKRKHSDVAEVLIGFGILFIGMQTMSSVMRPLASEPFFAEMLMGLENPVIGIIAGILITLVVQSSSATIGLLIAVASTGALSLTLAFPILFGDNIGTCVTALLSSIGANRTAKRAALMHLLFNIFGTIIFMVLLYTTPLISLIQNLSSGDIARQIANAHTIFNVTNTLIMLPFAGFFVYAVEKLIPIKDYEKEFKPVKHLDSRIIEEMPSIAIGLGINEVVDMGKIVRENLRISKEAFINKNINLMKEVHEKETIIDRLAHEITAHLIELSNQELSDSQKLKITSLISNVTSLERIGDLAEDIVEHAENVVEEGIEFTENAIEELNFMFDAVSKSLEMALEAFEKEDEVLIERVTFLEDEVDNMEKTFRKQHIQRLNARECTPKASIVFLDVIGYLERISDHAVKIATGLEEEEFDA; encoded by the coding sequence ATGGAATTCAAGATAATAGCCGGAGTTCTTGGTGGACTCGCATTATTTATATACGGTATGAACTTAATGGGTAATGGCCTTCAAAAAGTAGCTGGAGATGGGTTAAAACGATTAATAGAAGTTTTAACGAAAAATAAATATCTTGGAGTCCTTGTTGGAACAATCGTTACAATGTTAATCCAGAGCAGTAGTGCTACAACGGTAATGGTGGTTGGATTCGTTAATGCATCACTAATGAACCTTAATCAAGCAATAGGGGTTATAATGGGTGCAAATATCGGTACCACAATTACTGCACAATTGGTTGCATTTAAATTAACGGATATTGCACCATTGATAGTTGCATTAGGGGTATTTTTACACTTAATTTCTAAAAAAAGAAAACATTCCGACGTTGCAGAGGTTTTAATTGGTTTTGGTATACTATTTATTGGAATGCAGACAATGTCAAGTGTTATGCGTCCACTTGCAAGCGAGCCTTTTTTTGCGGAAATGTTAATGGGGCTTGAAAATCCCGTAATTGGAATTATTGCAGGAATTTTAATAACGCTTGTTGTTCAAAGTAGTAGTGCTACAATAGGCCTTTTAATTGCAGTTGCATCAACTGGAGCACTTAGTCTTACACTTGCGTTTCCAATATTATTTGGGGACAATATTGGAACATGTGTTACAGCACTTTTATCTAGTATTGGTGCAAATAGGACTGCAAAAAGGGCGGCACTCATGCACCTTCTTTTTAACATTTTTGGAACAATAATTTTCATGGTATTATTGTATACAACGCCACTAATATCCTTAATTCAAAATTTAAGTTCTGGAGACATTGCAAGGCAGATTGCAAATGCACACACGATTTTTAACGTGACAAATACGCTTATAATGCTTCCGTTTGCAGGTTTCTTCGTATACGCTGTTGAAAAACTAATACCCATAAAAGACTATGAAAAAGAGTTTAAACCGGTAAAACATTTGGATTCAAGGATTATCGAGGAAATGCCTTCAATTGCAATTGGATTAGGTATAAATGAAGTTGTTGACATGGGTAAAATTGTAAGGGAAAATTTAAGGATTTCAAAAGAAGCATTTATAAATAAAAATATCAATTTAATGAAAGAAGTGCATGAAAAAGAGACAATTATAGATAGACTTGCACATGAAATCACTGCACACTTAATTGAACTTTCAAATCAAGAACTTTCAGATAGCCAAAAGTTAAAAATTACAAGTTTAATAAGTAATGTTACAAGTCTTGAAAGAATTGGCGATCTTGCAGAAGATATTGTTGAACATGCAGAAAATGTTGTTGAAGAAGGAATAGAGTTTACCGAAAATGCAATAGAAGAACTTAACTTCATGTTTGACGCAGTTTCAAAATCACTTGAAATGGCTTTAGAAGCTTTTGAAAAAGAAGATGAAGTATTAATTGAACGTGTGACGTTTCTTGAAGATGAAGTAGACAACATGGAAAAAACATTTAGGAAACAACACATTCAAAGATTAAATGCAAGAGAATGTACTCCAAAAGCAAGTATCGTATTTTTAGACGTTATTGGATATTTAGAAAGAATATCTGACCACGCTGTAAAAATTGCGACAGGCCTTGAAGAAGAAGAGTTTGATGCATAA
- a CDS encoding phosphoadenosine phosphosulfate reductase domain-containing protein, protein MQSIKKIPNGKEIVECEICLHNSKTRPMFKHAGKKIICIECMNALKFPRNFEEMEKEVTEYLDELRIKNNKYNCILGFSGGKDSVVALYLLVNKLRIRPLCVTIDNGYLAEEAILNCKNITKHFGVDWLVINKDFTKFFKETISKGESPCRICSSMNMHEIWQFARQTNINTIVTGHELPFGTTAIREMKKNIKMLRLLSVYQLTEEDRYEILKELPWKNPELGGYTTNCLVLAPALREFRKKHGFSFEFDRICAMIRYGLMDKEKAKSALKCPEFSDDVYEELKKRGLNLKELE, encoded by the coding sequence ATGCAAAGTATAAAAAAAATACCTAATGGAAAAGAAATTGTAGAATGCGAAATATGTCTCCACAACAGCAAAACACGCCCGATGTTCAAACATGCAGGAAAAAAAATCATCTGCATTGAATGTATGAATGCTTTAAAATTTCCAAGAAACTTTGAAGAAATGGAAAAAGAAGTAACTGAATATTTAGACGAACTAAGGATTAAAAATAATAAATATAACTGTATTTTGGGATTTTCTGGTGGAAAAGATAGTGTTGTAGCATTATATCTATTGGTAAATAAACTTAGAATAAGACCGTTATGCGTAACTATAGATAATGGATATTTAGCAGAAGAAGCCATTTTAAACTGTAAAAACATTACAAAACATTTCGGAGTTGATTGGCTCGTCATTAATAAAGATTTCACTAAATTTTTTAAAGAAACAATTTCTAAAGGAGAATCCCCATGCAGGATATGTTCTAGTATGAATATGCATGAAATCTGGCAGTTTGCAAGACAGACTAATATAAATACCATAGTAACTGGACATGAATTACCTTTTGGGACAACTGCAATTCGTGAAATGAAAAAAAACATTAAAATGTTGAGATTACTTTCAGTATACCAGTTAACCGAAGAAGACCGCTACGAAATATTAAAAGAACTTCCTTGGAAAAACCCTGAACTTGGAGGTTACACTACAAATTGTCTTGTTTTAGCACCTGCTTTAAGGGAATTTAGAAAAAAACACGGATTTAGTTTTGAATTTGACAGAATATGTGCAATGATTCGTTATGGGTTAATGGATAAAGAAAAAGCCAAAAGTGCATTAAAATGTCCTGAATTTTCAGATGACGTTTATGAGGAATTAAAAAAAAGAGGTCTTAATTTAAAAGAATTAGAATAA
- a CDS encoding adenine phosphoribosyltransferase, translating into MDLRKKIRIIDDFPKKGISFKDVTPILKDPKSMKHTTKEITKYLEDKNIDVIVGPEARGFLFGILVAQELDLGFVPVRKPGKLPFKTFSVDYALEYGLDRLEIHSDSIEKGQNVAVVDDLLATGGTVLGVTKLVEKIGGNVSALSFVIELTNLNGRDKLKGYNVQSLVKYDDL; encoded by the coding sequence ATGGATTTAAGAAAAAAGATAAGAATCATAGACGATTTCCCGAAAAAAGGAATAAGTTTTAAAGATGTAACTCCAATTTTAAAAGACCCTAAATCAATGAAGCACACTACAAAAGAGATTACAAAATACCTCGAAGATAAAAATATCGACGTTATAGTTGGACCTGAAGCACGTGGTTTTTTATTTGGAATTTTGGTTGCACAAGAATTAGATTTGGGATTTGTTCCAGTTAGAAAACCTGGAAAACTCCCATTTAAAACATTTTCTGTGGATTATGCTCTTGAATATGGACTTGATAGGCTTGAAATCCATAGTGATAGTATAGAAAAAGGTCAAAATGTTGCAGTAGTTGATGACCTCCTTGCAACCGGAGGAACTGTTTTAGGAGTTACAAAACTTGTTGAAAAAATAGGTGGGAATGTTTCAGCACTTAGTTTCGTAATTGAGCTTACGAATTTGAATGGAAGAGATAAATTAAAAGGATATAATGTACAATCGCTTGTAAAATATGATGATTTGTAA
- a CDS encoding MoaD/ThiS family protein, giving the protein MKIFAKIGENSFELEFSKDITINDILNLLKIKDVLVVRNGEILSDDDLIYENETLRLVPIVSGG; this is encoded by the coding sequence TTGAAAATTTTCGCAAAAATTGGTGAAAACTCTTTTGAACTTGAATTTTCAAAAGATATAACTATAAACGATATTTTGAATCTTTTGAAAATAAAAGATGTTTTGGTCGTAAGAAACGGCGAAATTTTGTCAGACGATGATTTAATATATGAAAATGAAACTTTAAGACTCGTCCCTATAGTTTCGGGAGGATAA
- a CDS encoding U32 family peptidase yields the protein MVELLSPARDLTGLITAFNNGADSVYCGLKEMSMRKTAKNFDRNELIEGIKFAHSKNKRVYLCTNTVVYENDVSKLTEILEFAKSSEVDAVIVNDIGAMILAGEMGIEVHASVQNNITNSNTAKFYSKFAKRAVLSRELTLTQIKEIKKNLKSKNIDLELEGFIHGALCTAISGRCFLSSYLFNKNANCGDCLQPCRRNWKLINEHSDGTHELLCNGKYLLSPKDLSMIEYVPELIEVFDCFKIEGRAKNLDYVMRATKIYREAIDSIFDGSYFEKIPKFKAELEKVYNRGYDTGFYFRGTSCNSDIQYEFEGNISRYKKVEVGIALNYYKKAGVLEVFLTNDLKIGDEILIIGNTTGCIEEKVTSIQIDGKNIECAKKGQNVGIKISSLARENDKVYYLKNK from the coding sequence ATGGTAGAATTATTATCTCCTGCAAGAGATTTAACTGGACTAATTACTGCATTTAATAATGGTGCGGATTCAGTTTATTGCGGGTTAAAAGAAATGAGCATGCGTAAAACTGCAAAAAATTTTGATAGGAATGAACTAATTGAAGGAATTAAATTTGCACATTCTAAAAACAAACGAGTATATCTTTGTACTAATACTGTAGTCTACGAAAATGATGTTTCAAAATTAACGGAAATACTTGAATTTGCAAAATCATCAGAAGTTGATGCAGTAATTGTAAATGATATTGGGGCAATGATTTTGGCAGGTGAAATGGGTATTGAAGTTCATGCAAGCGTTCAAAATAATATTACAAATTCTAATACTGCTAAATTTTATTCAAAATTTGCTAAAAGGGCCGTTTTATCTAGGGAACTTACATTAACGCAGATAAAAGAGATTAAAAAAAATTTAAAGTCAAAAAATATCGATTTAGAGTTAGAAGGTTTTATTCACGGGGCATTATGTACCGCAATAAGCGGAAGGTGCTTTTTAAGCTCTTATTTATTTAATAAAAATGCAAACTGTGGAGACTGTTTACAACCTTGTAGGAGAAATTGGAAGTTAATAAATGAGCATTCCGATGGAACTCATGAATTATTATGTAATGGGAAATATCTCTTATCTCCAAAAGATCTTTCAATGATTGAATACGTTCCGGAACTGATTGAAGTTTTTGACTGCTTTAAAATTGAAGGACGGGCAAAAAACCTCGATTATGTTATGAGGGCGACTAAAATTTACCGTGAAGCAATTGATTCTATCTTTGATGGATCATATTTTGAAAAAATCCCCAAATTTAAGGCAGAATTAGAAAAAGTATATAATCGAGGTTACGATACAGGTTTTTATTTTAGGGGAACTTCATGTAATTCTGATATTCAGTATGAATTTGAAGGGAATATTTCAAGGTACAAAAAAGTCGAAGTTGGAATCGCTTTAAATTACTATAAAAAAGCAGGAGTTTTAGAAGTATTTCTTACTAATGATTTGAAAATAGGCGATGAAATTTTAATAATTGGAAACACTACAGGATGTATCGAAGAAAAAGTAACCTCAATTCAGATTGACGGGAAAAACATAGAATGCGCAAAAAAGGGGCAAAATGTGGGAATTAAAATTAGTAGTTTAGCAAGAGAAAACGACAAAGTTTATTATCTAAAAAATAAATAA
- a CDS encoding radical SAM protein — MKEDKMSKFAHITSVHPCYNEKLHHKVGRVHLPVAPKCNIACRFCKRSIGAESVCEDRPGVSNHIMKPSEVENYLTDLLERMPNIQVAGIAGPGDSLFNEETFETLEILKEKFPKMVRCLSTNGLLLPKYAERLAELGIKTVTVTVNAVDPKIQAKIVDWVYFEGKIYRGEEGAKLLIKNQIEGVKMLSERDVAVKINTVLIPEINGEHVIDIAKTFEKDAFVQNIIPLIPMYKMDNLRRPTCEEISNIRDTAEEYVHQFRACQQCRADAAGLLSEQKHLSEKGKKLDIYDLKHFSH, encoded by the coding sequence ATGAAAGAGGACAAAATGTCAAAATTTGCACACATTACAAGCGTACATCCTTGTTACAATGAAAAACTACATCATAAAGTAGGAAGGGTGCATTTACCAGTAGCCCCAAAATGTAACATTGCGTGCAGGTTTTGTAAACGAAGCATTGGTGCTGAATCAGTATGTGAAGACAGACCTGGTGTTTCAAATCACATAATGAAGCCATCAGAAGTTGAAAACTACCTTACTGATCTTTTAGAACGGATGCCAAATATTCAAGTTGCAGGAATTGCAGGGCCGGGAGATAGCCTTTTTAATGAAGAAACTTTTGAAACATTAGAAATATTAAAAGAAAAATTTCCAAAAATGGTTCGATGTCTCTCTACAAATGGATTACTGCTTCCAAAATATGCAGAAAGACTTGCGGAACTTGGTATAAAAACAGTAACAGTAACTGTTAATGCGGTTGACCCTAAAATTCAGGCAAAAATTGTTGATTGGGTTTATTTTGAAGGAAAAATTTATCGAGGGGAAGAGGGTGCTAAATTACTAATCAAAAACCAAATTGAAGGAGTTAAAATGCTTTCTGAACGCGATGTTGCAGTAAAAATAAATACGGTACTGATTCCCGAAATAAATGGGGAACACGTAATAGATATTGCAAAAACATTTGAAAAAGATGCGTTCGTCCAAAACATAATTCCACTAATTCCGATGTACAAAATGGATAATTTAAGAAGGCCAACCTGCGAAGAAATAAGCAATATTCGTGACACGGCTGAAGAATACGTTCACCAGTTTAGAGCATGTCAACAATGTAGGGCTGATGCTGCAGGACTTTTGTCAGAGCAAAAACACCTTTCAGAAAAAGGCAAAAAACTTGATATTTATGATTTAAAACACTTTTCGCACTAA
- a CDS encoding DUF2115 domain-containing protein, translating to MNSRKFFRKLKEECFEISIFDIMNAKIYLEKDMLYVPLDYKDKYIEDFFTYFPKILLEIKKKNELEIENFEIPNESIETVNSRIFKVGSKKSGEIYFKKLVKTVLSYLIFIDKKPLHAVTTRFPGGKKIILKDGKYYCPIKDSQSNGLSLCEFCICEDIKSI from the coding sequence ATGAACAGTCGTAAGTTTTTTAGAAAATTAAAGGAAGAATGTTTTGAAATAAGCATTTTTGACATTATGAATGCAAAAATCTATTTAGAAAAAGATATGCTTTATGTACCGTTGGATTATAAAGATAAATATATTGAAGACTTTTTTACATATTTTCCAAAAATACTATTGGAAATTAAGAAAAAAAACGAACTTGAAATTGAAAATTTTGAAATACCTAATGAAAGTATTGAAACTGTTAATTCAAGGATATTTAAAGTAGGTTCTAAAAAATCTGGGGAAATTTACTTTAAAAAACTTGTAAAAACTGTTTTAAGCTATCTTATTTTCATAGATAAAAAACCTCTTCATGCAGTAACAACGAGATTTCCAGGCGGAAAAAAAATAATTTTAAAAGACGGCAAATATTATTGTCCAATAAAAGACTCACAATCTAATGGGCTCTCTTTGTGTGAATTTTGTATCTGTGAAGACATAAAATCGATTTAA
- a CDS encoding methanogenesis marker 17 protein: protein MAYIDIDCNDIKGKEIYEKVIQTSLEDLVLGKAIVKSKMICRQDIPYFIIGILPKSTSKLIRLRDVVTVEETVEENGKVVYKLKIDDETYATELLEKINVIDQPSRFEIITDSKIDSDMIIHDAKEDFVERVLDFMNRVFPEGMRVRKTFRGTSIVMVASEKPIEEHWEKEALNLQKELEQFK, encoded by the coding sequence ATGGCTTATATTGATATTGACTGTAACGATATTAAAGGCAAAGAAATCTACGAAAAAGTTATACAGACATCGTTAGAAGATTTAGTTTTAGGAAAAGCGATTGTAAAATCAAAGATGATTTGTAGGCAGGATATTCCATACTTTATAATTGGAATACTGCCAAAATCAACCTCGAAATTAATAAGGTTAAGAGATGTTGTAACCGTTGAGGAGACAGTTGAAGAAAATGGGAAAGTAGTCTACAAGTTAAAAATAGATGATGAAACGTATGCTACAGAACTTTTAGAGAAAATAAACGTGATAGATCAGCCTTCAAGATTTGAAATCATAACGGATTCAAAAATAGATTCGGATATGATAATTCATGATGCAAAGGAAGACTTTGTTGAAAGGGTTTTAGACTTCATGAACCGGGTTTTTCCAGAAGGAATGAGAGTTAGAAAAACATTTCGTGGAACTTCAATAGTGATGGTTGCATCTGAAAAACCAATTGAAGAACATTGGGAAAAAGAAGCTTTAAACCTCCAAAAGGAGCTTGAACAATTTAAATGA